Proteins found in one Panicum hallii strain FIL2 chromosome 4, PHallii_v3.1, whole genome shotgun sequence genomic segment:
- the LOC112889042 gene encoding GDSL esterase/lipase At5g55050-like, which yields MYVFGDSTLDVGNNNYLPGMNVPRANTPYYGVDFPGLSTGRFSNGLNTADFIAKMIGFVSSPPAYLVLAPRLTLLVSAARTTGVSYASGGAGILDSTNAGNNIPLSKQVHYFNATRSKMAAVAGSGAVSAELSKSFFLVGIGGNDLSVFANAEQARNRSAAQQQSDTAAFYGSLISNYSATITNLYALGARKFAVINVGLAGCLPVARVLDAAGACSEDRNGLAAGFNDALRSLLADLAATLPGLVYSLADSLGLMVATFADPQASGFTDISDACCGSGRLGAEAECSPDAALCANRDQYYFWDRVHPTQRAAILRAQAFFYDGEAKYTTPINFKQLVHVTAA from the exons atgTACGTGTTCGGGGACTCGACGCTGGACGTCGGCAATAACAACTACCTGCCGGGGATGAACGTCCCCAGGGCCAACACGCCCTACTACGGCGTCGACTTCCCGGGCCTTTCCACCGGAAGGTTCAGCAACGGCCTCAACACAGCTGACTTCATCG CAAAGATGATAGGATTCGTCAGCAGCCCTCCGGCTTATCTGGTGCTGGCACCAAG ATTGACATTGCTAGTCTCCGCCGCTCGCACCACTGGTGTGAGCTACGCTTCCGGAGGAGCTGGCATCCTCGACTCCACT AACGCGGGCAACAACATCCCGCTGTCGAAGCAGGTGCACTACTTCAACGCCACCAGGTCGAAGATGGCCGCCGTGGCGGGCTCCGGCGCGGTGAGCGCCGAGCTCTCCAAGTCCTTCTTCCTCGTCGGCATCGGCGGCAACGACCTGTCCGTGTTCGCCAACGCGGAGCAGGCGCGGAACAGGTCAGCCGCCCAGCAGCAGAGCGACACCGCCGCCTTCTACGGCAGCCTCATCTCCAACTACTCGGCCACCATCACG AATCTGTACGCGCTGGGCGCGCGCAAGTTCGCGGTCATCAACGTCGGTCTAGCCGGGTGCCTGCCGGTCGCCCGGGTGCTCGACGCGGCGGGCGCGTGCTCCGAAGACCGGAACGGGCTCGCCGCCGGCTTCAACGACGCCCTCCGGTCCCTGCTCGCCGACCTCGCCGCCACGCTGCCGGGCCTCGTCTACTCTCTGGCCGACTCCCTCGGCCTCATGGTGGCCACCTTCGCCGACCCGCAGGCGTCAGGGTTCACGGACATCTCCGACGCGTGCTGCGGCAGCGGGCGGCTAGGCGCGGAGGCGGAATGCTCGCCCGACGCCGCGCTCTGCGCCAACCGCGACCAGTACTACTTCTGGGACAGGGTGCACCCTACCCAGCGG
- the LOC112889852 gene encoding expansin-like A4, protein MAAAMVLPPLLLLLTISQFLPPASCSPPSNYYCDWCPRQSTASLPPPAAADLGGTLGGEGACGYGTAIAAELFGGYAVAAAGAEFFRDGAGCGACYQLRCRDRRVCGDGGVKVVVTDVANRTGFLLAGEAFAAMAKDGMADQIAGSDNVVPVDFRRIPCEYKRNLVVRVEEGSRNPGQLAVRFLYQGGQTDIAAVEIAQANRTQLASSWQPMARLRRVWRATRAPAGPLRLRLVVTAGFGGKWLQAQEAVLPADWRPGQAYDTGLRVTDVALRTCSSSCRTHAGDEELR, encoded by the exons ATGGCCGCCGCCATGGTGCTGCCGCCGCTGCTTCTTCTCCTCACCATCAGCCAGTTCCTGCCTCCCGCGTCCTGCTCTCCTCCTTCCAACTACTACTGCGACTGGTGCCCTCGCCAATCCACCGCCTCTCTCccccctccggccgccgccgacCTCGGCGGTACACTCGGCGGCGAGGGTGCCTGTGGGTACGGTACCGCCATAGCTGCGGAGCTCTTTGGAGGatacgccgtcgccgccgcgggcgccgaGTTCTTCCGCGACGGTgccggctgcggcgcctgctaCCAG TTGCGGTGCAGGGACCGGCGGGtgtgcggcgacggcggcgtcaAGGTCGTCGTCACGGACGTCGCCAACCGCACCGGGTTCCTGCTCGCCGGGGAGGCCTTCGCCGCGATGGCCAAGGACGGCATGGCCGACCAAATCGCCGGCTCGGATAACGTCGTCCCGGTGGACTTCAGGAG GATACCTTGCGAGTACAAGAGGAACCTGGTGGTACGGGTTGAGGAGGGGAGCCGGAACCCGGGCCAGCTCGCCGTCCGGTTCCTGTACCAGGGCGGCCAGACCGACATCGCCGCCGTCGAGATCGCGCAGGCGAACCGCACCCAGTTGGCGTCGTCGTGGCAGCCCATGGCGCGGCTGCGTCGCGTGTGGCGCGCCACGCGCGCCCCGGCCGGCCCGCTGCGGCTCCGCCTCGTCGTCACGGCCGGCTTCGGCGGCAAGTGGCTGCAGGCCCAGGAGGCGGTGCTGCCGGCGGACTGGCGGCCCGGGCAGGCGTACGACACGGGGCTCCGGGTCACCGACGTCGCCCTGCGCACCTGCAGCAGCTCCTGCCGCACGCACGCCGGCGATGAGGAGCTCAGATAG
- the LOC112891087 gene encoding NADH dehydrogenase [ubiquinone] 1 beta subcomplex subunit 2 isoform X1: MGGGGAHGGTTYKGYTIPHNKRWHTVAGKGLCAVMWFWVFYRAKQDGAVLLGLRHPWDGHDDHSHGHGHEHEASSSSSSSSH; this comes from the exons atgggcggcggcggcgcgcacggcGGCACCACCTACAAGGGCTACACCATCCCGCACAACAAGCGCTGGCACACCGTCGCCGGCAAGGGCCTCTGCGCCGTCATGTG GTTTTGGGTTTTCTACAGGGCTAAGCAGGACGGTGCTGTGCTCTTG GGTTTGCGCCATCCTTGGGATGGGCATGATGATCACTCTCATGGCCATGGACATGAACATGAG gcatcatcatcatcatcatcgtcttcTCATTGA
- the LOC112891087 gene encoding NADH dehydrogenase [ubiquinone] 1 beta subcomplex subunit 2 isoform X2, protein MGGGGAHGGTTYKGYTIPHNKRWHTVAGKGLCAVMWFWVFYRAKQDGAVLLGLRHPWDGHDDHSHGHGHEHEV, encoded by the exons atgggcggcggcggcgcgcacggcGGCACCACCTACAAGGGCTACACCATCCCGCACAACAAGCGCTGGCACACCGTCGCCGGCAAGGGCCTCTGCGCCGTCATGTG GTTTTGGGTTTTCTACAGGGCTAAGCAGGACGGTGCTGTGCTCTTG GGTTTGCGCCATCCTTGGGATGGGCATGATGATCACTCTCATGGCCATGGACATGAACATGAG GTCTGA